From a single Aquincola tertiaricarbonis genomic region:
- a CDS encoding glycine betaine ABC transporter substrate-binding protein yields MQSTSRSDATTSRWCLAFTGFWLFCCLLAGARAADDPLRIGSKRFTEAYVLAQVLAQTAAPHTRTEVLAGLGNTAIVYEALRSGRIDLYPEYLGTIDQEILKNPRPGSLASIQAQLVPLGFGVAIPLGFNDGYALAMREADAQRLGIRRLSDLAAHPALRMGLSNEFIGRQDGWPGLRSAYGLPQQPTGVDHGLAYDALAQGQIDVMDIYTTDAKIGHLGLRVLEDDRQYFPRYDAVVLYRLDVPQRFPAAWQALQALAGSIDEREMIAMNARAELQGVPFETIARDHLAGRSAPAGEGAARGLWAKLVGADLGRLALQHLGLVLASVLAAVAIGVPLAVAVSARPLARGWLLALVGLCQTVPSLAMLAVLIWALGRIGTVPALVALTLYALLPIVRNTCTGLAEVPAGLKQAATALGLRRSQVRRHVELPLALPTIVAGVRTATVIGVGTATLAAFIGAGGFGERIVTGLALNDNQMMLAGALPSAALALLLELVFELAERLWLHRRGAP; encoded by the coding sequence ATGCAAAGCACCTCCCGGTCCGACGCTACGACATCCCGTTGGTGCCTGGCGTTCACCGGGTTTTGGCTTTTTTGTTGCCTGCTGGCTGGGGCGCGGGCCGCCGATGATCCGTTGCGCATCGGCTCCAAGCGTTTCACCGAGGCCTATGTGCTGGCCCAGGTGCTGGCGCAGACCGCCGCGCCGCATACCCGCACCGAGGTGCTGGCCGGCCTGGGCAACACCGCCATCGTGTACGAGGCATTGCGCTCCGGCCGCATCGACCTGTACCCCGAGTACCTGGGCACCATCGACCAGGAGATCCTGAAGAACCCGCGCCCGGGCAGCCTGGCGTCCATCCAGGCCCAGCTGGTGCCGCTGGGCTTCGGGGTGGCGATTCCGCTCGGCTTCAACGACGGCTATGCGCTGGCCATGCGCGAGGCCGATGCCCAGCGCCTGGGCATCCGCCGGCTGTCCGACCTGGCGGCGCACCCCGCGCTGCGAATGGGCCTGTCCAACGAATTCATCGGCCGCCAGGACGGCTGGCCCGGTCTGCGCAGCGCCTACGGCCTGCCGCAGCAGCCCACCGGCGTGGACCATGGCCTGGCCTACGACGCGCTGGCGCAGGGCCAGATCGACGTGATGGACATCTACACCACCGACGCCAAGATCGGCCACCTGGGCCTGCGCGTGCTGGAGGATGACCGCCAGTACTTCCCGCGCTACGACGCGGTGGTGCTGTACCGGCTGGACGTGCCGCAGCGCTTTCCTGCCGCGTGGCAGGCGCTGCAGGCGCTGGCCGGCAGCATCGACGAGCGCGAGATGATCGCGATGAACGCCCGCGCCGAGCTGCAGGGCGTGCCCTTCGAGACCATCGCCCGCGACCACCTGGCCGGGCGCAGCGCACCGGCCGGGGAGGGCGCCGCCCGCGGCCTGTGGGCCAAGCTCGTGGGCGCCGACCTCGGCCGGCTGGCGCTGCAGCACCTGGGCCTGGTGCTGGCCTCGGTGCTGGCGGCGGTGGCCATCGGCGTGCCGCTGGCGGTGGCCGTTTCGGCACGGCCGCTGGCGCGGGGCTGGCTGCTGGCCCTGGTGGGCTTGTGCCAGACGGTGCCTTCGCTGGCCATGCTGGCGGTGCTCATCTGGGCGCTGGGCCGCATCGGCACCGTGCCGGCGCTGGTGGCGCTGACGCTGTATGCGCTGCTGCCCATCGTGCGCAACACCTGCACCGGCCTGGCCGAGGTGCCCGCGGGCCTGAAGCAGGCCGCCACCGCGCTGGGCCTGCGCCGCAGCCAGGTGCGCCGGCATGTGGAGCTGCCGCTGGCGCTGCCCACCATCGTGGCCGGCGTGCGCACCGCCACCGTCATCGGTGTGGGCACGGCCACGCTGGCGGCCTTCATCGGCGCCGGCGGCTTCGGCGAGCGCATCGTCACCGGGCTGGCGCTCAACGACAACCAGATGATGCTGGCCGGTGCCTTGCCCTCGGCGGCGCTGGCCCTGCTGCTGGAACTGGTGTTCGAACTGGCTGAACGCCTGTGGCTGCACCGGCGCGGTGCACCCTAG